A single window of Nicotiana sylvestris chromosome 5, ASM39365v2, whole genome shotgun sequence DNA harbors:
- the LOC138868666 gene encoding uncharacterized protein — MAGKGEARLKAIRGVTNNLLNSLNEASGEDIENATPNVTPEGEISLPPHGDLTTLCERGTSTSSVGEAPPAVKRLLEEWLMSALSNMVEKPIQVGVEDAPPIEIAAAADEPSATRTGNTRTVTDAGDDALMAILKKMEEMENENKTLRDQMKEHQEMVDKIPGAPKLLPKRDVGRFVEQPYSEGAAPHSIPNTFKMPPYLKIYEGTMDPKDHLIHYVTAVKGNDLSKEQVPSVLLKNFGETLTGGALTWYSQLPARSISTFEEMADKFFTTHAGEKKAEARVNDIFAVRQTTGEGLRNFLARFNRVMMSLPNV; from the coding sequence ATGGCAGGAAAGGGAGAAGCAAGGCTAAAAGCAATAAGGGGTGTCACAAATAACCTCCTGAATTCCCTCAATGAGGCCAGTGGAGAAGACATTGAAAATGCAACACCAAATGTTACACCTGAGGGTGAGATTTCACTTCCTCCGCACGGGGATCTAACGACCTTGTGCGAGAGAGGAACCTCAACATCCTCAGTAGGAGAAGCGCCACCAGCAGTCAAAAGGCTACTAGAAGAATGGTTAATGAGTGCCTTGAGCAACATGGTCGAGAAACCCATTCAGGTAGGTGTCGAAGACGCGCCACCCATAGAAATCGCAGCTGCTGCTGATGAGCCAAGCGCTACACGAACAGGTAACACCCGCACTGTTACTGATGCAGGTGATGATGCACTTAtggccatcttaaagaaaatggaagagatggaaaatgagaacaaaacactccgcGACCAGATGAAGGAACATCAGGAAATGGTCGATAAAATACCAGGCGCTCCGAAGCTGTTACCAAAACGCGATGTGGGCCGATTTGTCGAGCAACCGTATAGCGAAGGGGCAGCTCCCCATTCCATTCCAAATaccttcaaaatgccgccatatttgaaaatatatgagGGCACCATGGACCCGAAAGATCACCTAATCCATTACGTTACCGCAGTAAAGGGTAACGATTTATCAAAAGAACAGGTGCCGTCTGTACTGCTGAAAAATTTCGGCGAAACTCTGACAGGGGGAGCGCTGACGTGGTATTCCCAACTACCAGCACGGTCGATATCCACGTTCGAAGAAATGGCAGACAAGTTCTTTACCACGCACGCGGGAGAGAAAAAGGCCGAAGCTAGGGTCAATGATATCTTCGCCGTTAGGCAAACGACGGGCGAGGGACTTCGAAATTTCCTAGCCCGATTCAACAGAGTAATGATGAGCCTACCAAACGTGTAA
- the LOC138868667 gene encoding uncharacterized protein: MAPQFRTPAAQPVGVVPPGVVSQTGDGSAMSSDALWRLDWLTKLFTTTSGSTSSEEPQNYLDSCHEVLRNMEIVETNGVDFAAFRLSGSAKKWWRDFSLARPVGSSTLTWDQFSRLFLEKFLPVNQRENYRRQFERLQQGSMTVTQYETRFIDLAHHVLLILPTEREG, encoded by the coding sequence atggctccccagtttcggACTCccgcagctcagccagttggggtagttccacCTGGTGTTGtatctcagaccggtgatggatcagctatgtcttcggatgctttgtggagattggactggttgaccaagctcttcactactacctctggcagtacatcttcagaggaACCCCAGAACTATTTGGACAGTTGCCATGAGGTTCTTCGAAACATggagatagtggagaccaatggggtcgacttcgctgCGTTTCGCttatcaggttccgccaagaaatggtggagggattttagtttggctagaccagttgggtcgtctactttgacttgggatcagttttctcggctatttctagagaagtttcttccgGTCaatcagagggagaactatcggaggcagtttgagcgtctccaacagggttctatgaccgtcactcagtatgagaccagatttattgacttagCCCACCAtgttcttcttatacttcccaccgagagagaggggTGA
- the LOC138868668 gene encoding uncharacterized protein — translation MVGEQVLLRVSPIKGVMRIGKNGKLRPRFIGPFEILDRVGEVAYRLALSSSLLVAQPVFYVSMLRKYHGGPSRVLDFSTVQLDKDLTYEEQQVAILGRQICQLRSKNFPSVRVQWRGQPVEIVIWESDPDMRSRYTHLFTDPGTFLCPFEDEWLF, via the coding sequence atggtcggagagcaagtattgcttcgggtgtcgcccataaagggcgtgatgagaATTGGGAAAAATGGCAAGCTAAGACCAAGATTcatcggtccttttgagattcttgatcgagtgggagaggtagcttacagacttgcgttgtcgTCGAGTTTATTAGTTGCTCAaccagtgttttatgtgtccatgcttcggaagtatcacggcggtCCATCCcgtgtgttagacttcagcactgtccagttggacaaggacttgacctatgaggagcaGCAGGTAGCTATTCTAGGCCGGCAgatttgtcagttgagatcgaagaatttcccttcagttcgtgtgcagtggagaggtcagcctgttgagatAGTGATCTGGGAGTCCGAtcctgatatgcggagccgatatacCCATCTTTTCACCGatccaggtacttttctatgtccgtttgaggatgaatggttgttttag